In Pyrus communis chromosome 8, drPyrComm1.1, whole genome shotgun sequence, one genomic interval encodes:
- the LOC137743614 gene encoding GDSL esterase/lipase At4g26790, with protein MTVKAIQWLLLSHLLVQVSMVCAKVPAIIVFGDSTVDAGNNNQISTVLKSNFQPYGHNFYGGLPTGRFSNGRLPTDFLSEGFMIKPTIPAYLDPAYKISDFATGVCFASAGTGYDNATSDVLSVIPLWKELEYYKEYQKKLRSYLGNDKANEVLGEALYLISVGTNDFLENYFVFSRRRSQFSIEEYQNFLLGIAGNFIRELYQLGARKVVLSGLPPMGCVPLERTTNVLSGGACNEKYNHVARSFNEKLQGLVEKLKKELVKFQLVFSDPYDIVSEIIRNPTFFGFENVARACCGTGMFEMSYMCNKISPFTCSDPNKYVFWDAFHPTEKTNAIVADHVFKTDLAQFL; from the exons ATGACAGTTAAGGCCATTCAATGGCTCCTCCTAAGCCATCTCCTAGTGCAGGTTTCTATGGTGTGTGCCAAAGTTCCAGCAATCATTGTGTTTGGAGACTCTACCGTGGATGCAGGGAACAACAACCAGATATCGACAGTCCTAAAGAGCAACTTTCAACCCTACGGTCACAATTTCTATGGAGGCTTGCCTACTGGCCGGTTTTCCAACGGTAGGCTTCCAACGGACTTCCTTTCTGAAGGTTTTATGATCAAGCCGACCATACCTGCATACTTGGATCCTGCCTATAAAATTTCGGATTTTGCTACCGGAGTTTGCTTTGCCTCTGCCGGAACTGGCTATGATAATGCTACTTCTGATGTGCTA TCTGTGATACCTCTTTGGAAGGAACTGGAGTACTATAAGGAATACCAGAAGAAGCTGCGAAGCTATCTAGGCAACGATAAAGCTAATGAGGTTCTGGGAGAAGCACTTTACCTGATCAGTGTAGGAACTAATGATTTTCTAGAAAACTACTTTGTATTTTCACGCAGACGATCTCAGTTTTCCATTGAGGAGTACCAAAACTTTCTACTAGGAATTGCTGGAAATTTCATCAGAGAGCTTTACCAGCTTGGAGCTCGGAAGGTGGTTCTAAGCGGCCTTCCTCCAATGGGTTGTGTGCCACTGGAGAGAACTACAAATGTCCTTTCTGGGGGTGCTTGTAATGAGAAGTACAATCATGTGGCTAGGAGTTTCAACGAGAAGTTGCAGGGATTGGTTGAAAAGCTCAAGAAGGAACTGGTTAAATTTCAACTTGTTTTTTCAGACCCATACGATATTGTCTCAGAAATCATTCGAAACCCAACCTTTTTTG GATTTGAAAATGTAGCAAGAGCCTGCTGCGGCACAGGAATGTTCGAGATGAGCTATATGTGTAATAAGATAAGCCCGTTCACATGTTCAGATCCAAATAAATATGTATTCTGGGATGCCTTCCACCCCACAGAGAAAACAAATGCTATTGTTGCAGATCATGTATTTAAAACTGACCTGGCTCAATTTCTATGA
- the LOC137742428 gene encoding uncharacterized protein — translation MTELQLQSVSGSELELPESSRGSTKKKHKNNQEVLLCWSFPHHGWYKLNVDGSYRSGCIAGGGVIRNQDGEWLTGFAENLGTGKKPIEAEVWALYRGLELAWNYGWYPIEVETDSAMAVTLVFSPVQLYPKHPQFNLIHKSLNQIRNSENLIRNCLNLLNQIQNYSLQHVYRQKNSVADFLANFGLTLGLGCHYFDAPPPGCEAVLVQDICRVAKPRSLLPTVIEFRGVKKLEELDIHKDDAASLTFTWKIDNFSQLNAVKHYSGVFVVGCFEWRILMYPRGKNGVGSLSVYLDVTGSSTLPKGWARYAQFSLSVVNQLQSSKSITKDTGHVFTKHESERGFASLIPLREFYDHREGYLVNDICIIEAKLAVHKSEIKLFGALR, via the exons ATGACTGAGTTGCAGTTACAGAGTGTGTCTGGCTCCGAGTTGGAGTTACCGGAATCGTCCAGGGGAAG CACAAAGAAAAAGCATAAAAACAATCAGGAGGTGCTTTTGTGCTGGAGTTTTCCCCACCATGGCTGGTACAAGCTCAACGTCGACGGAAGTTACCGCTCGGGGTGTATAGCAGGCGGCGGCGTGATCAGAAATCAAGACGGAGAATGGCTGACTGGGTTTGCTGAAAATCTGGGAACGGGCAAGAAACCCATTGAGGCTGAGGTCTGGGCATTGTACAGAGGCCTGGAGCTTGCCTGGAATTATGGGTGGTACCCAATTGAGGTGGAAACCGACTCAGCCATGGCGGTGACGCTTGTGTTCAGCCCGGTTCAGTTGTACCCGAAACACCCTCAGTTTAATTTGATTCATAAGTCCCTGAATCAGATTAGGAATAGCGAAAATCTGATTAGGAATTGCCTGAATCTACTTAACCAAATCCAAAACTACTCCCTGCAGCATGTGTACCGGCAAAAAAACAGCGTGGCTGATTTTTTGGCCAATTTTGGGCTGACATTGGGGTTGGGTTGCCATTATTTCGATGCTCCGCCGCCTGGCTGCGAGGCGGTTCTGGTCCAGGATATCTGTAGGGTGGCTAAGCCCAGGTCTCTTCTTCCCACAGTTATAGAATTCAG AGGAGTAAAGAAATTGGAGGAACTGGATATTCACAAGGATGATGCTGCATCTTTGACATTCACATGGAAAATTGACAACTTCTCTCAGTTAAATGCCGTCAAGCATTACTCTGGTGTCTTCGTCGTCGGTTGTTTTGAATG GCGAATCCTTATGTATCCGAGGGGGAAGAACGGCGTAGGCTCCTTGTCGGTCTATCTGGATGTTACTGGTTCTTCAACATTACCAAAAGGGTGGGCTAGATATGCGCAATTCAGCTTGAGTGTCGTCAATCAACTTCAAAGCAGCAAGTCGATAACAAAGG ATACTGGACACGTGTTCACTAAACATGAAAGCGAAAGGGGCTTCGCCTCTTTAATTCCTCTAAGGGAGTTTTACGACCACCGTGAAGGATATCTTGTGAATGACATATGTATCATTGAGGCAAAGCTTGCAGTCCATAAGTCTGAAATTAAGCTTTTCGGAGCCCTCAGATAA